In one Pseudomonas fitomaticsae genomic region, the following are encoded:
- the rimP gene encoding ribosome maturation factor RimP, with product MSSKLEELQALLAPVVVALGYECWGIEFSAQGRHSMLRVYIDKEGGVLVDDCAIVSRQISGVLDVEDPISVEYTLEVSSPGMERPLFTLEQFAKYVGEQVKIKLRSPFEGRRNFQGLLRGVEEQDVVVQVDDHEFLLPIDMIDKANIIPSFD from the coding sequence GTGTCGAGCAAGCTAGAAGAGTTGCAGGCCTTGCTGGCCCCGGTGGTCGTGGCCCTAGGCTATGAATGCTGGGGTATTGAGTTTTCGGCTCAAGGTCGCCACTCAATGTTGCGCGTTTATATCGATAAGGAAGGCGGCGTACTGGTGGACGATTGCGCCATCGTCAGCCGTCAGATCAGCGGTGTGCTGGATGTTGAAGATCCGATCTCCGTTGAATACACCCTTGAAGTTTCCTCGCCAGGCATGGAACGCCCACTGTTCACTCTTGAGCAGTTTGCCAAATATGTCGGTGAACAAGTGAAGATCAAGCTGCGCTCGCCTTTTGAAGGTCGACGCAACTTTCAGGGCCTTCTGCGCGGTGTAGAAGAGCAGGACGTCGTGGTGCAGGTAGATGACCATGAGTTCCTGTTGCCGATCGATATGATCGACAAGGCCAACATTATTCCCAGTTTTGACTGA
- the nusA gene encoding transcription termination factor NusA yields the protein MSKEVLLVVESVSNEKGVPASVIFEALELALATATKKRFEDEVDLRVEINRHTGSYETFRRWTVVEENDLDDPAIETWPSKVAETHPGAKVGDVVEEKIESIEFGRIAAQTAKQVIVQKVREAERAQVVDAYRERLGEIISGTVKKVTRDNVIVDLGNNAEALLAREDIISRETFRVGVRLRALLKEIRTENRGPQLILSRTAPEMLIELFRIEVPEIAEGLIEVMAASRDPGSRAKIAVRSKDKRIDPQGACIGMRGSRVQAVSGELGGERVDIVLWDDNPAQFVINAMSPAEVAAIIVDEDAHAMDIAVGADNLAQAIGRGGQNVRLASQLTGWTLNVMTESDIQAKQQAETGDILRNFIDELEVDEELAQVLVDEGFTSLEEIAYVPLEEMLNIDGFDEDIVNELRARAKDRLLTKAIATEEKLADAHPAEDLLSLEGMDKDLAMELAVRGVITREDLAEQSIDDLLDIDGIDDDRAGKLIMAARAHWFE from the coding sequence ATGAGCAAAGAAGTACTGCTGGTTGTTGAGTCGGTATCCAATGAAAAGGGTGTACCGGCAAGCGTAATTTTTGAAGCGCTGGAGCTGGCTCTGGCCACTGCTACCAAAAAGCGTTTTGAAGACGAAGTTGATCTGCGTGTGGAAATCAACCGCCACACCGGTTCTTACGAAACATTCCGTCGCTGGACGGTCGTCGAAGAGAATGATCTCGATGATCCGGCCATCGAAACCTGGCCGAGCAAGGTTGCTGAAACGCACCCAGGCGCCAAGGTTGGCGACGTCGTTGAAGAAAAGATCGAGTCCATCGAGTTCGGCCGCATCGCTGCGCAGACCGCCAAGCAGGTCATCGTGCAGAAAGTGCGCGAAGCCGAGCGCGCTCAAGTGGTTGACGCTTATCGCGAGCGCCTGGGAGAAATCATCTCCGGCACCGTGAAGAAAGTGACCCGCGACAACGTGATCGTCGACCTGGGTAATAACGCTGAAGCGTTGCTGGCCCGTGAAGACATCATCTCTCGCGAAACCTTCCGTGTCGGCGTGCGTCTGCGTGCGCTGCTCAAGGAAATCCGCACCGAGAACCGCGGCCCTCAGCTGATCCTGTCGCGTACCGCGCCGGAAATGCTGATCGAGCTGTTCCGTATCGAAGTGCCGGAAATCGCTGAAGGTCTGATCGAAGTCATGGCCGCATCCCGTGATCCGGGCTCGCGTGCCAAGATCGCTGTCCGCTCCAAGGACAAACGCATCGACCCGCAAGGCGCGTGCATCGGTATGCGCGGTTCGCGCGTCCAGGCCGTGTCGGGCGAGTTGGGTGGCGAGCGTGTCGACATCGTCCTGTGGGACGACAACCCGGCCCAGTTCGTGATCAATGCCATGTCGCCGGCAGAAGTGGCGGCCATCATCGTTGACGAAGATGCCCATGCCATGGACATCGCCGTTGGCGCAGACAATCTGGCTCAGGCCATCGGTCGTGGTGGTCAGAACGTGCGTCTGGCGAGCCAGCTGACTGGCTGGACCCTGAACGTGATGACCGAATCGGACATCCAGGCTAAGCAGCAAGCGGAAACCGGCGACATCCTGCGCAACTTCATCGACGAGCTGGAAGTCGACGAAGAGCTGGCTCAGGTGCTGGTCGACGAAGGCTTCACCAGCCTGGAAGAGATTGCCTACGTACCGTTGGAAGAAATGCTCAACATCGACGGCTTTGACGAAGACATCGTCAACGAGCTTCGCGCTCGTGCCAAGGATCGCTTGTTGACCAAAGCCATCGCTACTGAGGAAAAGCTGGCAGACGCCCATCCGGCCGAAGACCTGCTCTCGCTTGAGGGTATGGACAAGGATTTGGCGATGGAACTGGCGGTGCGCGGCGTAATTACCCGCGAAGACCTGGCCGAGCAGTCTATTGACGACCTGCTCGACATCGACGGCATTGACGATGATCGTGCCGGCAAGTTGATCATGGCCGCCCGAGCCCACTGGTTCGAGTAA
- the infB gene encoding translation initiation factor IF-2: protein MTQVTVKQLADEVKTPVERLLQQMREAGLPHTAAEENVTDSEKQSLLTHLKSSHKAKVEEPRKITLQRKTTSTLRVAGSKSISVEVRKKKVFVQRSPEEIEAERKRELDERRAVENAARQKAEEEARVRAEEEARRQPAAPSAPAEAVAAPAPVAEPVREAAPVVAAAPAADTRKRDEQRRPDKPRADDNNRRGGGDGERKNAPHRASVKEKAPAPRVAPRTTDEESDGFRRGGRGKAKLKKRNAHGFQSPTGPVVREVKIGETITVGDLAQQMSVKAAEIIKFMFKLGTPATINQVLDQETAQLVAEELGHKVTLVSDTALEDSLAESLKFEGEAVPRAPVVTVMGHVDHGKTSLLDYIRRAKVAAGEAGGITQHIGAYHVETERGMVTFLDTPGHAAFTAMRARGAKATDIVILVVAADDGVMPQTIEAVQHAVAAGVPLVVAVNKIDKPGADLDRIRSELSAHGVTSEDWGGDTPFVPVSAKMGTGVDELLEAVLLQAEVLELTATPSAPGRGVVVESRLDKGRGPVATVLVQDGTLRQGDMVLVGSNYGRVRAMLDENGKPIKEAGPAIPVEILGLDGTPDAGDEMSVVADEKKAREVALFRQGKFREVKLARAHAGKLENIFESMGQEEKKTLNIVLKSDVRGSLEALQGALNGLGNDEVQVRVVGGGVGGITESDANLALASNAVLFGFNVRADAGARKIVEQEGLDMRYYNVIYDIIEDVKKALTGMLGSDVRENILGVAEVRDVFRSPKFGAIAGCMVIEGTVHRNRPIRVLREDIVIFEGELESLRRFKDDASEVRAGMECGIGVKSYNDVKVGDKIEVFEKVQVARSL from the coding sequence ATGACGCAAGTCACGGTGAAACAACTGGCCGATGAGGTCAAAACACCGGTAGAGCGCCTGTTGCAGCAGATGCGTGAGGCAGGTCTGCCGCACACCGCCGCCGAAGAAAATGTGACTGACAGTGAGAAGCAATCCCTGCTGACCCACTTGAAAAGCAGCCACAAGGCGAAAGTGGAAGAACCACGCAAGATCACGCTGCAGCGTAAAACCACCAGCACCCTGCGTGTGGCTGGCAGCAAAAGCATCAGCGTTGAAGTCCGCAAGAAGAAAGTTTTCGTACAGCGTAGCCCGGAAGAAATCGAAGCCGAGCGCAAGCGTGAACTGGATGAACGTCGCGCAGTAGAAAATGCTGCCCGTCAGAAGGCTGAAGAAGAAGCCCGCGTTCGCGCCGAAGAAGAAGCGCGTCGCCAGCCTGCTGCGCCGTCCGCTCCTGCCGAAGCCGTCGCTGCACCTGCGCCAGTGGCCGAACCCGTGCGCGAAGCCGCGCCGGTTGTGGCTGCTGCGCCGGCTGCCGACACTCGCAAGCGTGACGAACAGCGCCGTCCGGACAAACCACGTGCCGACGACAACAACCGTCGTGGCGGTGGTGATGGCGAGCGCAAAAACGCTCCGCATCGCGCATCGGTCAAGGAAAAGGCTCCGGCTCCACGTGTGGCGCCACGCACTACCGACGAAGAAAGCGATGGCTTCCGTCGCGGCGGTCGCGGCAAGGCCAAGCTGAAGAAACGCAACGCCCACGGTTTCCAGAGCCCGACCGGCCCTGTCGTGCGTGAAGTGAAGATCGGCGAAACCATCACTGTTGGCGATCTCGCTCAGCAGATGTCGGTAAAGGCTGCCGAAATCATCAAGTTCATGTTCAAACTGGGTACTCCAGCGACCATCAACCAGGTGCTTGATCAGGAAACTGCTCAACTGGTAGCCGAAGAACTGGGCCACAAAGTGACCCTGGTCAGCGACACCGCCCTGGAAGATTCCCTGGCCGAGTCCCTGAAGTTCGAAGGTGAAGCGGTTCCTCGTGCGCCGGTTGTGACCGTAATGGGTCACGTTGACCACGGTAAGACCTCGCTGCTCGACTACATCCGTCGTGCCAAGGTAGCTGCTGGCGAAGCCGGCGGTATCACTCAGCACATCGGTGCATACCACGTTGAAACCGAACGCGGCATGGTCACCTTCCTCGACACCCCTGGTCACGCCGCGTTTACCGCCATGCGTGCCCGTGGTGCCAAGGCGACCGACATCGTGATCCTGGTGGTTGCGGCGGACGACGGCGTGATGCCACAAACCATCGAAGCTGTTCAGCATGCTGTTGCTGCTGGCGTTCCGCTGGTGGTTGCGGTGAACAAGATCGACAAGCCGGGTGCAGATCTCGATCGCATCCGTAGCGAACTGTCGGCCCACGGCGTGACCTCTGAAGACTGGGGTGGCGACACTCCATTCGTACCGGTCTCCGCGAAGATGGGTACCGGCGTCGACGAACTGCTCGAAGCTGTATTGCTGCAGGCTGAAGTTCTCGAACTGACCGCCACTCCTTCGGCTCCTGGCCGTGGTGTCGTGGTTGAATCGCGTCTCGACAAGGGCCGTGGCCCGGTGGCAACTGTTCTGGTTCAGGACGGTACGCTGCGTCAAGGCGACATGGTGCTGGTCGGCTCGAACTATGGCCGCGTGCGCGCCATGCTCGACGAGAACGGCAAGCCGATCAAGGAAGCGGGCCCGGCCATTCCGGTCGAGATCCTCGGCCTGGACGGTACGCCTGACGCTGGCGACGAGATGAGCGTGGTTGCCGACGAGAAGAAAGCCCGTGAAGTGGCTCTGTTCCGTCAAGGCAAGTTCCGCGAAGTCAAACTGGCTCGCGCTCACGCCGGCAAGCTGGAAAACATCTTCGAAAGCATGGGTCAGGAAGAGAAGAAGACGCTCAACATCGTCCTCAAATCCGACGTCCGTGGTTCGCTGGAAGCTTTGCAGGGCGCTCTGAACGGCCTGGGTAACGACGAAGTGCAAGTGCGTGTGGTCGGTGGCGGTGTCGGTGGTATCACCGAATCCGATGCCAACCTGGCACTGGCTTCCAACGCTGTACTGTTCGGCTTCAACGTGCGTGCCGATGCCGGCGCACGGAAGATCGTCGAGCAGGAAGGTCTGGACATGCGTTACTACAACGTGATCTACGACATCATCGAAGACGTCAAGAAAGCCCTGACCGGTATGCTTGGCAGCGACGTTCGCGAGAACATCCTCGGTGTGGCCGAAGTCCGTGACGTATTCCGTTCGCCTAAGTTCGGCGCCATCGCCGGCTGCATGGTGATCGAGGGTACTGTTCACCGTAACCGTCCGATCCGTGTACTGCGTGAAGACATCGTTATCTTCGAAGGCGAGCTGGAATCCCTGCGCCGCTTCAAGGATGACGCTTCCGAAGTACGTGCCGGCATGGAATGCGGTATCGGCGTGAAGAGCTACAACGACGTCAAAGTCGGCGACAAGATCGAAGTCTTCGAGAAGGTTCAGGTTGCTCGCAGCCTCTGA
- the rbfA gene encoding 30S ribosome-binding factor RbfA, producing the protein MAKEYSRTQRIGDQMQRELAQLIRREVKDPRVGLVTITAVEVSRDVGHAKIFITVMGQDNAEDIAQSIKVLNAAAGFLRMQLAREMKLRSVPQLHFHYDESVVRGAHLSALIERAVAEDNQHVAAAAPEDTKE; encoded by the coding sequence ATGGCAAAAGAATACAGCCGTACCCAACGTATCGGCGATCAGATGCAGCGTGAGCTGGCCCAACTGATCCGTCGTGAAGTCAAAGACCCGCGCGTCGGCCTGGTCACCATTACCGCTGTGGAAGTCAGCCGTGACGTCGGTCACGCGAAGATCTTCATCACCGTGATGGGGCAGGACAATGCCGAAGACATCGCGCAAAGCATCAAGGTGCTCAATGCTGCCGCCGGTTTCCTGCGCATGCAGCTGGCCCGCGAAATGAAGCTGCGCAGCGTGCCGCAATTGCACTTCCACTACGACGAAAGCGTTGTGCGGGGTGCGCACCTGTCGGCCCTGATCGAGCGCGCCGTGGCTGAGGACAATCAGCACGTGGCTGCGGCAGCACCCGAAGACACCAAGGAGTAA
- the truB gene encoding tRNA pseudouridine(55) synthase TruB, with translation MAQVKRIRRNVSGIILLDKPLGFTSNAALQKVRWLLNAEKAGHTGSLDPLATGVLPLCFGEATKFSQYLLDSDKGYETLAQLGKTTTTADAEGEVLQERPVTVGQADVEAVLPKFRGQISQIPPMYSALKRDGQPLYKLARAGEVVEREPRSVTIARLELLAFEGDTARLAVDCSKGTYIRTLVEDIGEQLGCGAYVAELRRTQAGPFTLAQTVTLEELEAVHAEGGNEAVDRFLMPSDSGLQDWPLLQFSEASAFYWLNGQPVRAPDAPKFGMVRVQDHNGRFIGIGEVSEDGRIAPRRLIRSE, from the coding sequence GTGGCTCAGGTCAAACGTATCCGTCGTAACGTCAGCGGCATCATCCTGCTCGATAAGCCGCTGGGGTTTACCTCCAACGCCGCGTTGCAGAAGGTTCGCTGGTTGCTCAACGCCGAGAAGGCCGGTCACACCGGCAGTCTCGACCCACTGGCCACCGGCGTTCTGCCGCTGTGCTTTGGCGAGGCGACCAAGTTCTCGCAGTACCTGCTCGATTCCGACAAGGGTTACGAAACCCTGGCGCAACTGGGCAAGACCACCACCACGGCGGACGCCGAAGGCGAGGTTTTGCAGGAGCGTCCGGTGACCGTTGGTCAGGCCGACGTTGAAGCGGTTCTGCCGAAATTTCGTGGGCAAATCAGTCAGATACCGCCTATGTACTCCGCTCTCAAGCGTGATGGCCAGCCGCTGTACAAGTTGGCCCGTGCAGGCGAAGTAGTGGAGCGCGAACCGCGTTCTGTTACTATTGCGCGCTTGGAATTGCTGGCCTTCGAAGGCGATACTGCGCGTCTTGCGGTGGATTGCAGCAAGGGCACCTATATTCGCACCCTGGTGGAGGATATCGGTGAGCAACTCGGTTGTGGTGCGTACGTCGCTGAACTGCGTCGTACCCAGGCCGGGCCTTTCACCCTGGCGCAGACCGTGACCCTCGAAGAGCTGGAAGCGGTACATGCCGAAGGCGGCAACGAAGCGGTCGACCGCTTCCTGATGCCATCGGACAGCGGCCTGCAGGATTGGCCGTTGCTGCAGTTCTCGGAAGCGAGCGCGTTCTACTGGCTCAACGGCCAGCCGGTACGTGCCCCGGATGCTCCGAAGTTCGGCATGGTGCGGGTACAGGATCATAACGGTCGCTTCATCGGTATCGGTGAAGTGAGCGAAGACGGGCGCATCGCGCCGCGTCGACTGATTCGGTCAGAATGA
- the rpsO gene encoding 30S ribosomal protein S15: MALDVQEKAQIVADYQQAVGDTGSPEVQVALLTANINKLQGHFKANGKDHHSRRGLIRMVNQRRKLLDYLKGKDVSRYSALIARLGLRR, translated from the coding sequence ATGGCTCTCGACGTTCAAGAAAAAGCTCAAATCGTTGCCGACTACCAGCAAGCTGTTGGTGACACTGGTTCGCCAGAAGTGCAAGTTGCACTGCTGACCGCCAACATCAACAAACTGCAAGGTCACTTCAAGGCCAACGGTAAAGACCACCACTCCCGTCGTGGTCTGATCCGCATGGTTAACCAGCGTCGCAAGCTGCTGGACTACCTGAAAGGCAAGGACGTGAGCCGTTACAGCGCTCTGATCGCTCGCCTGGGTCTGCGTCGCTAA
- the pnp gene encoding polyribonucleotide nucleotidyltransferase → MNPVIKKFQFGQSTVTLETGRIARQASGAVLVTVDDDVSVLVTVVGAKQADPGKGFFPLSVHYQEKTYAAGKIPGGFFKREGRPSEKETLTSRLIDRPIRPLFPEGFMNEVQVVCTVVSTSKKTDPDIAAMIGTSAALAISGIPFDGPIGAARVAFHESTGYLLNPTYEQQAASSLDMVVAGTSDAVLMVESEAKELTEDQMLGAVLFAHDEFQVVINAVKELAAEAAKPTWTWAPAPEATELLAAIRSEFGEAISQAYTITIKADRYARLGELRDQVVAKLSGEEGQPSASDVKAAFGEIEYRTVRENIVNGKPRIDGRDTRTVRPLNIEVGVLPKTHGSALFTRGETQALVVATLGTARDAQLLDTLEGEKKDPFMLHYNFPPFSVGECGRMGGAGRREIGHGRLARRSVSAMLPAADVFPYTIRVVSEITESNGSSSMASVCGASLALMDAGVPMKAPVAGIAMGLVKEGEKFAVLTDILGDEDHLGDMDFKVAGTAKGVTALQMDIKIKGITEEIMEIALGQALEARLNILGQMNQIIGQSRTELSANAPTMIAMKIDTDKIRDVIGKGGATIRAICEETKASIDIEDDGSIKIFGETKEAAEAARQRVLGITAEAEIGKIYVGKVERIVDFGAFVNILPGKDGLVHISMLSDARVEKVTDILKEGQEVEVLVLDVDNRGRIKLSIKDVAAAKASGV, encoded by the coding sequence GTGAACCCGGTAATCAAAAAATTCCAGTTCGGTCAGTCGACCGTTACCCTCGAGACTGGCCGTATCGCCCGTCAGGCCTCCGGCGCAGTATTGGTCACCGTTGACGACGACGTCAGCGTATTGGTGACCGTAGTCGGTGCCAAGCAAGCCGATCCGGGCAAGGGCTTCTTCCCTCTGTCCGTTCACTACCAGGAAAAGACCTACGCTGCCGGCAAGATCCCTGGCGGTTTCTTCAAGCGTGAAGGCCGTCCTTCCGAGAAAGAAACCCTGACTTCCCGACTGATCGACCGTCCGATCCGTCCGCTGTTCCCGGAAGGTTTCATGAACGAAGTGCAGGTTGTCTGCACCGTCGTTTCCACCAGCAAGAAGACCGATCCGGACATCGCTGCGATGATCGGTACCTCGGCTGCCCTGGCGATCTCCGGCATTCCGTTCGACGGCCCGATCGGCGCCGCCCGCGTTGCTTTCCACGAAAGCACCGGCTACCTGCTGAACCCGACCTACGAGCAGCAAGCTGCCTCGAGCCTGGACATGGTTGTTGCCGGTACTTCGGACGCCGTGCTGATGGTTGAGTCGGAAGCCAAAGAGCTGACCGAAGACCAGATGCTGGGCGCGGTACTGTTTGCTCACGACGAGTTCCAGGTCGTAATCAACGCCGTTAAAGAACTGGCTGCCGAAGCGGCCAAGCCAACCTGGACCTGGGCACCTGCTCCAGAAGCCACCGAGCTGCTGGCCGCTATCCGTTCCGAGTTCGGCGAAGCGATCTCCCAGGCTTACACCATCACCATCAAGGCCGACCGTTATGCGCGTCTGGGCGAGCTGCGTGACCAGGTCGTAGCCAAGCTGTCCGGTGAAGAAGGCCAGCCTTCGGCTTCCGACGTCAAAGCCGCTTTCGGCGAAATCGAATACCGCACCGTTCGCGAAAACATCGTTAACGGCAAGCCACGTATCGACGGTCGCGACACCCGCACCGTACGTCCGCTGAACATCGAAGTCGGCGTTCTGCCGAAGACCCACGGTTCGGCACTGTTCACCCGTGGTGAAACCCAGGCTCTGGTCGTCGCGACGCTGGGCACTGCCCGTGACGCGCAACTGCTGGACACCCTGGAAGGCGAGAAAAAAGACCCGTTCATGCTGCACTACAACTTCCCTCCGTTCTCGGTGGGCGAGTGTGGTCGCATGGGTGGCGCCGGTCGTCGTGAAATCGGTCACGGCCGTCTGGCCCGTCGTTCGGTTTCGGCGATGCTGCCAGCCGCTGACGTGTTCCCGTACACCATCCGTGTGGTTTCGGAAATCACCGAATCCAACGGTTCGAGCTCGATGGCTTCCGTTTGCGGCGCTTCCCTGGCCCTGATGGACGCTGGTGTTCCGATGAAGGCACCGGTTGCCGGTATCGCCATGGGTCTGGTTAAAGAAGGCGAGAAGTTCGCCGTCCTGACCGACATCCTGGGTGACGAAGACCACCTGGGCGACATGGACTTCAAAGTAGCCGGTACCGCCAAAGGTGTGACCGCGCTGCAGATGGACATCAAGATCAAGGGCATCACCGAAGAGATCATGGAAATCGCTCTGGGCCAGGCCCTGGAAGCGCGCCTGAACATCCTCGGCCAGATGAACCAGATCATCGGCCAGTCGCGTACCGAACTGTCGGCCAACGCTCCGACCATGATCGCGATGAAGATCGACACCGACAAGATCCGTGACGTTATCGGTAAAGGTGGCGCGACCATCCGTGCGATCTGCGAAGAGACCAAGGCTTCGATCGACATCGAAGACGACGGTTCGATCAAGATCTTCGGCGAAACCAAGGAAGCCGCTGAAGCAGCACGTCAGCGCGTTCTGGGTATCACCGCAGAGGCCGAGATCGGCAAGATCTACGTCGGCAAGGTTGAGCGCATCGTCGACTTCGGCGCATTCGTCAACATCCTGCCGGGCAAGGACGGTCTGGTTCACATCTCGATGCTGAGCGACGCTCGCGTAGAGAAAGTGACCGACATCCTGAAAGAAGGCCAGGAAGTGGAAGTGCTGGTACTGGACGTGGACAACCGCGGCCGTATCAAGCTGTCCATCAAAGACGTGGCAGCCGCCAAGGCTTCGGGCGTTTAA
- a CDS encoding acyltransferase family protein translates to MGYVKEHWKYLTGAGGYPGIDFLRALAVMLVAVYHFQMLPMGWIGVDIFFVISGFLIGGIILDKVKAGNFDFVDFYKKRALRILPIYYFIMLLCFVFKAGGVFDFAGIKSILSGMLFLQTTGPYFFPGFFTVNDAYIPGGSWSLVIEEMFYLVAPLAIVLLSFISGKRLWFIIAALVVAFISGIATRIAMTSGFMPDDSSWHFASFIQFHSRYDELVIGVLAAAYLRFARDVKAQSAWWIAAALTLIFLFLMYIFGKPEFLAKPFLMTRDTIWLPTLLGAIGACLVLGIYWMPLQAKPIVFLARLSYPLYLVHIFFLEMTNRYSQVGILKWMLDAFTHHGRSMVLIAVCVFLSYLVSLLVEYPFIRMYKTKKAPAAADQKAEVVAA, encoded by the coding sequence ATGGGGTATGTAAAGGAGCACTGGAAGTACCTGACCGGTGCAGGCGGTTATCCAGGGATCGATTTTCTGAGGGCATTGGCGGTCATGCTGGTGGCCGTCTACCATTTCCAGATGTTGCCGATGGGATGGATCGGGGTCGACATCTTTTTCGTGATCAGTGGTTTTCTGATCGGGGGTATCATTCTCGACAAGGTCAAGGCGGGTAATTTTGACTTTGTCGACTTCTACAAAAAGCGCGCTCTGCGCATATTGCCAATCTATTACTTCATCATGCTGCTGTGCTTTGTTTTCAAAGCAGGTGGTGTGTTTGACTTTGCAGGGATCAAAAGCATTCTCTCCGGAATGTTGTTCCTGCAAACGACCGGCCCTTATTTCTTTCCGGGTTTCTTTACCGTTAATGATGCATACATTCCGGGTGGTTCATGGAGCCTCGTAATTGAGGAAATGTTCTATCTGGTCGCGCCATTGGCAATTGTTCTTCTGTCGTTCATTTCCGGAAAAAGACTGTGGTTCATTATCGCCGCTCTGGTCGTCGCGTTTATATCGGGTATCGCTACAAGAATCGCAATGACGTCAGGCTTCATGCCTGATGATTCGAGCTGGCACTTCGCAAGTTTTATTCAGTTCCACTCCCGCTACGACGAGCTGGTCATCGGCGTTCTGGCTGCTGCCTACCTTCGATTCGCCCGCGACGTGAAGGCCCAGTCTGCGTGGTGGATTGCTGCGGCGCTGACACTGATCTTCCTGTTCCTGATGTACATTTTTGGCAAGCCCGAGTTCCTGGCGAAGCCTTTCCTGATGACGCGGGACACCATCTGGTTGCCAACGCTGCTCGGCGCAATCGGTGCGTGCCTGGTGCTGGGCATTTACTGGATGCCGCTGCAAGCGAAGCCGATCGTTTTTCTTGCTCGACTCTCCTACCCGTTGTACCTGGTTCACATCTTCTTCCTCGAAATGACGAACCGATACAGCCAAGTGGGGATCTTGAAGTGGATGCTCGACGCCTTCACGCATCACGGCCGATCCATGGTGCTGATCGCCGTCTGCGTGTTCCTGTCTTATTTGGTGTCGCTGCTGGTGGAGTACCCTTTCATTCGGATGTACAAGACGAAGAAGGCTCCAGCCGCTGCCGATCAGAAAGCTGAAGTGGTTGCTGCCTGA
- a CDS encoding DUF6388 family protein has product MTELTQEQRHEQALEKYKLDAPELMDEIKDLSPDDQKDQIQWAFEDEAEAQGLQPWELTLKYTSTPEEFEAKRLELHKEAAEVLGVEWDEYCEMNNLVV; this is encoded by the coding sequence ATGACCGAGTTAACTCAAGAGCAACGCCACGAACAAGCGCTGGAAAAGTACAAGCTTGATGCGCCTGAGCTGATGGACGAGATCAAGGATCTGAGTCCCGATGATCAGAAGGATCAGATCCAGTGGGCGTTCGAAGACGAAGCCGAAGCCCAGGGCCTGCAACCTTGGGAATTGACCCTCAAGTACACCAGCACGCCCGAGGAGTTCGAGGCCAAGCGCCTGGAACTGCACAAGGAAGCGGCCGAAGTGTTGGGCGTCGAGTGGGATGAATACTGCGAGATGAACAATCTGGTGGTCTGA
- the nadC gene encoding carboxylating nicotinate-nucleotide diphosphorylase, whose amino-acid sequence MPNLRLADLTAEIEANVRRALLEDIGSGDITAQLIPAERLAKATIITRDAAVISGTAWVDAVFRQLDPRVAVHWQVRDGERVSPNQPLFHLEGPARSLLTGERSALNFLQLLSGVATRAQYLADFVAETSVKLLDTRKTLPGLRLAQKYAVTCGGCHNHRIGLYDAFLIKENHIAASGGIPQAIAAAHKIAPGKPVEIEVESLEELKEALAAGADIIMLDELSLDDMREAVRLNGGKAKLEASGGINESTLLPIAQTGVDYISIGAMTKDVKAVDLSMRLSI is encoded by the coding sequence ATGCCGAATCTACGTCTCGCCGATTTGACCGCCGAAATCGAAGCCAACGTGCGCCGTGCGCTGCTCGAAGACATCGGCAGCGGCGACATCACTGCGCAACTGATCCCGGCCGAACGCCTGGCCAAAGCCACCATCATCACCCGCGACGCTGCCGTCATCAGTGGCACGGCGTGGGTCGATGCGGTGTTCCGCCAGCTCGATCCACGGGTGGCGGTGCACTGGCAGGTGCGCGATGGCGAACGGGTTTCGCCGAATCAGCCGCTGTTTCATCTGGAAGGCCCTGCTCGCTCGCTGCTGACCGGTGAACGTAGCGCGCTGAACTTCCTGCAATTGCTGTCGGGCGTGGCGACCCGCGCGCAGTACCTGGCAGACTTCGTCGCCGAGACGTCGGTGAAACTGCTCGACACCCGCAAGACTCTGCCGGGCCTGCGTCTGGCGCAGAAATACGCGGTCACCTGCGGCGGTTGCCATAACCATCGCATCGGCCTGTACGACGCGTTCCTGATCAAGGAAAACCACATCGCTGCCAGCGGTGGCATCCCGCAGGCCATTGCCGCTGCCCACAAGATCGCCCCGGGCAAACCGGTGGAAATCGAAGTGGAAAGTCTGGAAGAGCTGAAAGAAGCGCTGGCCGCCGGTGCCGACATCATCATGCTCGACGAGCTGAGCCTCGATGACATGCGCGAAGCCGTGCGCCTGAACGGCGGCAAGGCAAAACTGGAAGCCAGTGGCGGCATCAACGAAAGCACGCTGCTGCCGATCGCACAGACCGGGGTGGATTACATCTCGATCGGCGCGATGACCAAGGATGTGAAGGCCGTGGACCTGTCGATGCGCCTGAGCATCTGA